In one window of Anser cygnoides isolate HZ-2024a breed goose chromosome 3, Taihu_goose_T2T_genome, whole genome shotgun sequence DNA:
- the EPAS1 gene encoding endothelial PAS domain-containing protein 1 isoform X1: MSFLHGSVMTETPGMCLSSSERRKEKSRDAARCRRSKETEVFYELAHELPLPHSVSSHLDKASVMRLAISFLRTHKLLSSVCADNENELDADQQMDNLYLKALEGFIAVVTQDGDMIFLSENVNKYMGLTQVELTGHSIFDFTHPCDHEEIRENLSLKNGPGFGKKNKEMSTERDFFMRMKCTVTNRGRTVNLKSATWKVLHCTGQVKVYNTCPPHTLCGYKEPLLTCLIIMCEPIQHPSNIDIPLDSKTFMSRHSMDMKFTYCDDRITELIGYHPEELLGRSAYEFYHALDSENMTKSHQNLCTKGQVVTGQYRMLAKHGGYVWLETQGTVIYNTRNLQPQCIICVNYVLSEIEKNDIVFSMDQTESLFKPHLLTMNTAFKNGIPGTEKSDFLFTKLKEEPEELAQLAPTPGDAIISLDLGTQNFEEAPAFTSTVLTPNKSWPVEVKSHAAQGETVTIPSFTMPQIAPGSSTPSASSNSSCSTPSSPGDYYGSVDEDLKIEVIEKLFAMDTESKNQCNSQTDFNELDLETLAPYIPMDGEDFQLSPICQEERPLSESAQNTQQSLSSMSTIFQPLASASQNQFLPEKYCPQLSNKNINPGHGSLSSVFFNNMSRSSLPPYHDQASTPLSSMGGRPNTQWPPDPPLEYVPAKWRLMDKYSGTLSSSPSGPPIHSPGMPIYKKRPLDAFGQRGIDINPARIALSNSLKLKRQLDYEEQALQQLSGGDPSVTNPSHLMWKRMKFLKGENCSLVSEKKSLSTSVLTDEFVCNSRGLSQPMNQLQLQQQQQQQQQQPTCGSPGENLKAGAFPPQFYSSHYQDYPVQPTHKVSGVTSRLLGPSFEPYLLPELTRYDCEVNVPVLGSSTLLQGSELLRALDQAT, from the exons tatgtGCTGACAATGAGAATGAACTAGATGCAGACCAGCAGATGGACAACTTGTACCTGAAAGCTTTGGAGGGATTTATTGCCGTGGTGACACAGGATGGAGACATGATCTTTTTGTCAGAGAATGTCAACAAATACATGGGTCTCACCCAG GTGGAATTAACTGGACACAGCATTTTTGACTTCACTCACCCATGTGACCATGAAGAAATTCGAGAGAATCTGAGTCTGAAAAATG GTCCaggctttggaaagaaaaacaaggagatGTCAACTGAGCGTGACTTCTTCATGAGGATGAAATGCACCGTTACCAACAGAGGCAGAACTGTTAACCTCAAATCTGCCACCTGGAAG GTTTTGCACTGCACTGGACAAGTTAAAGTGTATAACACTTGCCCTCCTCACACTTTGTGTGGGTATAAAGAGCCTCTTCTCACCTGCCTTATAATAATGTGTGAGCCTATTCAGCATCCTTCAAACATTGATATACCCCTGGACAGCAAGACCTTCATGAGTCGCCATAGCATGGACATGAAATTTACCTACTGCGATGACAG AATAACAGAACTGATTGGATACCacccagaggagctgctgggccgTTCAGCATACGAGTTCTACCATGCCTTGGACTCGGAGAATATGACCAAGAGTCATCAGAACT TGTGCACAAAAGGTCAAGTGGTGACTGGCCAGTACCGTATGCTTGCCAAGCATGGTGGATACGTATGGCTGGAGACTCAAGGGACTGTCATTTACAACACACGCAACCTACAGCCTCAGTGTATCATCTGTGTCAACTATGTGCTGAG tGAAATAGAGAAGAACGATATAGTGTTCTCTATGGACCAAACGGAATCACTTTTCAAGCCTCACCTGCTCACGATGAACACGGCCTTCAAGAACGGGATCCCTGGGACAGAGAAGAGCGATTTCTTGTTTACTAAGCTAAAGGAAGAACCAGAGGAACTTGCGCAGCTGGCACCAACACCTGGAGATGCCATTATTTCCCTGGATTTGG GAACACAGAACTTTGAGGAAGCCCCTGCCTTTACCAGCACTGTTTTGACACCAAATAAATCCTGGCCAGTGGAAGTGAAAAGCCATGCTGCTCAAGGTGAAACGGTGACGATACCATCCTTTACCATGCCTCAGATTGCACCCGGCAGCAGTACTCCAAGCGCAAGCAGCAACAGTAGCTGTTCCACG CCAAGCAGCCCAGGAGATTACTACGGTTCTGTGGATGAAGATCTGAAGATTGAGGTGATTGAAAAACTCTTTGCCATGGACACAGAATCAAAAAATCAGTGCAACTCCCAG ACTGACTTCAATGAACTGGACCTTGAAACCTTGGCTCCTTACATTCCTATGGATGGAGAAGATTTCCAGCTCAGCCCGATATGCCAAGAAGAACGTCCTCTCTCTGAAAGCGCACAAAATACCCAGCAGAGTCTAAGTAGCATGAGTACTATCTTCCAACCCCTTGCTTCTGCTTCACAGAATCAGTTCCTCCCAGAGAAATATTGCCCACAGCtatcaaataaaaacattaaccCTGGTCATGGGTCACTGTCATCTGTGTTCTTCAACAATATGAGCAGGTCATCGCTGCCACCGTACCACGACCAGGCCAGCACTCCCCTGTCTTCAATGGGAGGAAGACCAAACACCCAATGGCCACCTGATCCCCCATTAGAATATGTTCCAGCTAAATGGAGACTCATGGATAAATACTCAGGAACCCTATCAAGTTCACCCTCAGGGCCCCCAATACATTCTCCCGGCATGCCCATATATAAAAAAAG GCCACTGGATGCATTTGGGCAACGAGGCATAGATATAAACCCAGCAAGAATTGCTCTGTCTAATAGTTTGAAACTGAAGCGACAACTGGATTATGAAGAACAAGCATTGCAACAACTGAGTGGG GGAGATCCATCTGTCACTAACCCATCTCACTTAATGTGGAAGAGAATGAAATTTCTCAAAGGGGAAAATTGTTCCTTGGTTTCAGAAAAGAAGTCTCTCAGCACAAGTGTTCTTACTg ACGAGTTTGTCTGTAACTCAAGAGGTCTGAGCCAACCAATGAATCAACTGCAactgcaacagcagcaacagcagcagcaacaacaacccACCTGTGGCAGTCCTGGTGAGAATTTGAAAGCAGGAGCTTTTCCCCCTCAGTTTTACAGTTCCCATTATCAGGACTATCCTGTCCAGCCAACTCATAAAGTATCAG GTGTGACAAGTCGTCTGCTGGGACCCTCCTTTGAACCATATTTGTTGCCTGAGTTGACAAGATATGACTGTGAGGTTAACGTCCCTGTTTTGGGCAGTTCCACGCTTCTGCAGGGCAGTGAACTGCTCAGAGCCCTGGACCAGGCAACCTGA
- the EPAS1 gene encoding endothelial PAS domain-containing protein 1 isoform X2, with protein sequence MTADKEKKRSSSERRKEKSRDAARCRRSKETEVFYELAHELPLPHSVSSHLDKASVMRLAISFLRTHKLLSSVCADNENELDADQQMDNLYLKALEGFIAVVTQDGDMIFLSENVNKYMGLTQVELTGHSIFDFTHPCDHEEIRENLSLKNGPGFGKKNKEMSTERDFFMRMKCTVTNRGRTVNLKSATWKVLHCTGQVKVYNTCPPHTLCGYKEPLLTCLIIMCEPIQHPSNIDIPLDSKTFMSRHSMDMKFTYCDDRITELIGYHPEELLGRSAYEFYHALDSENMTKSHQNLCTKGQVVTGQYRMLAKHGGYVWLETQGTVIYNTRNLQPQCIICVNYVLSEIEKNDIVFSMDQTESLFKPHLLTMNTAFKNGIPGTEKSDFLFTKLKEEPEELAQLAPTPGDAIISLDLGTQNFEEAPAFTSTVLTPNKSWPVEVKSHAAQGETVTIPSFTMPQIAPGSSTPSASSNSSCSTPSSPGDYYGSVDEDLKIEVIEKLFAMDTESKNQCNSQTDFNELDLETLAPYIPMDGEDFQLSPICQEERPLSESAQNTQQSLSSMSTIFQPLASASQNQFLPEKYCPQLSNKNINPGHGSLSSVFFNNMSRSSLPPYHDQASTPLSSMGGRPNTQWPPDPPLEYVPAKWRLMDKYSGTLSSSPSGPPIHSPGMPIYKKRPLDAFGQRGIDINPARIALSNSLKLKRQLDYEEQALQQLSGGDPSVTNPSHLMWKRMKFLKGENCSLVSEKKSLSTSVLTDEFVCNSRGLSQPMNQLQLQQQQQQQQQQPTCGSPGENLKAGAFPPQFYSSHYQDYPVQPTHKVSGVTSRLLGPSFEPYLLPELTRYDCEVNVPVLGSSTLLQGSELLRALDQAT encoded by the exons tatgtGCTGACAATGAGAATGAACTAGATGCAGACCAGCAGATGGACAACTTGTACCTGAAAGCTTTGGAGGGATTTATTGCCGTGGTGACACAGGATGGAGACATGATCTTTTTGTCAGAGAATGTCAACAAATACATGGGTCTCACCCAG GTGGAATTAACTGGACACAGCATTTTTGACTTCACTCACCCATGTGACCATGAAGAAATTCGAGAGAATCTGAGTCTGAAAAATG GTCCaggctttggaaagaaaaacaaggagatGTCAACTGAGCGTGACTTCTTCATGAGGATGAAATGCACCGTTACCAACAGAGGCAGAACTGTTAACCTCAAATCTGCCACCTGGAAG GTTTTGCACTGCACTGGACAAGTTAAAGTGTATAACACTTGCCCTCCTCACACTTTGTGTGGGTATAAAGAGCCTCTTCTCACCTGCCTTATAATAATGTGTGAGCCTATTCAGCATCCTTCAAACATTGATATACCCCTGGACAGCAAGACCTTCATGAGTCGCCATAGCATGGACATGAAATTTACCTACTGCGATGACAG AATAACAGAACTGATTGGATACCacccagaggagctgctgggccgTTCAGCATACGAGTTCTACCATGCCTTGGACTCGGAGAATATGACCAAGAGTCATCAGAACT TGTGCACAAAAGGTCAAGTGGTGACTGGCCAGTACCGTATGCTTGCCAAGCATGGTGGATACGTATGGCTGGAGACTCAAGGGACTGTCATTTACAACACACGCAACCTACAGCCTCAGTGTATCATCTGTGTCAACTATGTGCTGAG tGAAATAGAGAAGAACGATATAGTGTTCTCTATGGACCAAACGGAATCACTTTTCAAGCCTCACCTGCTCACGATGAACACGGCCTTCAAGAACGGGATCCCTGGGACAGAGAAGAGCGATTTCTTGTTTACTAAGCTAAAGGAAGAACCAGAGGAACTTGCGCAGCTGGCACCAACACCTGGAGATGCCATTATTTCCCTGGATTTGG GAACACAGAACTTTGAGGAAGCCCCTGCCTTTACCAGCACTGTTTTGACACCAAATAAATCCTGGCCAGTGGAAGTGAAAAGCCATGCTGCTCAAGGTGAAACGGTGACGATACCATCCTTTACCATGCCTCAGATTGCACCCGGCAGCAGTACTCCAAGCGCAAGCAGCAACAGTAGCTGTTCCACG CCAAGCAGCCCAGGAGATTACTACGGTTCTGTGGATGAAGATCTGAAGATTGAGGTGATTGAAAAACTCTTTGCCATGGACACAGAATCAAAAAATCAGTGCAACTCCCAG ACTGACTTCAATGAACTGGACCTTGAAACCTTGGCTCCTTACATTCCTATGGATGGAGAAGATTTCCAGCTCAGCCCGATATGCCAAGAAGAACGTCCTCTCTCTGAAAGCGCACAAAATACCCAGCAGAGTCTAAGTAGCATGAGTACTATCTTCCAACCCCTTGCTTCTGCTTCACAGAATCAGTTCCTCCCAGAGAAATATTGCCCACAGCtatcaaataaaaacattaaccCTGGTCATGGGTCACTGTCATCTGTGTTCTTCAACAATATGAGCAGGTCATCGCTGCCACCGTACCACGACCAGGCCAGCACTCCCCTGTCTTCAATGGGAGGAAGACCAAACACCCAATGGCCACCTGATCCCCCATTAGAATATGTTCCAGCTAAATGGAGACTCATGGATAAATACTCAGGAACCCTATCAAGTTCACCCTCAGGGCCCCCAATACATTCTCCCGGCATGCCCATATATAAAAAAAG GCCACTGGATGCATTTGGGCAACGAGGCATAGATATAAACCCAGCAAGAATTGCTCTGTCTAATAGTTTGAAACTGAAGCGACAACTGGATTATGAAGAACAAGCATTGCAACAACTGAGTGGG GGAGATCCATCTGTCACTAACCCATCTCACTTAATGTGGAAGAGAATGAAATTTCTCAAAGGGGAAAATTGTTCCTTGGTTTCAGAAAAGAAGTCTCTCAGCACAAGTGTTCTTACTg ACGAGTTTGTCTGTAACTCAAGAGGTCTGAGCCAACCAATGAATCAACTGCAactgcaacagcagcaacagcagcagcaacaacaacccACCTGTGGCAGTCCTGGTGAGAATTTGAAAGCAGGAGCTTTTCCCCCTCAGTTTTACAGTTCCCATTATCAGGACTATCCTGTCCAGCCAACTCATAAAGTATCAG GTGTGACAAGTCGTCTGCTGGGACCCTCCTTTGAACCATATTTGTTGCCTGAGTTGACAAGATATGACTGTGAGGTTAACGTCCCTGTTTTGGGCAGTTCCACGCTTCTGCAGGGCAGTGAACTGCTCAGAGCCCTGGACCAGGCAACCTGA
- the EPAS1 gene encoding endothelial PAS domain-containing protein 1 isoform X3, whose product MCRSSSERRKEKSRDAARCRRSKETEVFYELAHELPLPHSVSSHLDKASVMRLAISFLRTHKLLSSVCADNENELDADQQMDNLYLKALEGFIAVVTQDGDMIFLSENVNKYMGLTQVELTGHSIFDFTHPCDHEEIRENLSLKNGPGFGKKNKEMSTERDFFMRMKCTVTNRGRTVNLKSATWKVLHCTGQVKVYNTCPPHTLCGYKEPLLTCLIIMCEPIQHPSNIDIPLDSKTFMSRHSMDMKFTYCDDRITELIGYHPEELLGRSAYEFYHALDSENMTKSHQNLCTKGQVVTGQYRMLAKHGGYVWLETQGTVIYNTRNLQPQCIICVNYVLSEIEKNDIVFSMDQTESLFKPHLLTMNTAFKNGIPGTEKSDFLFTKLKEEPEELAQLAPTPGDAIISLDLGTQNFEEAPAFTSTVLTPNKSWPVEVKSHAAQGETVTIPSFTMPQIAPGSSTPSASSNSSCSTPSSPGDYYGSVDEDLKIEVIEKLFAMDTESKNQCNSQTDFNELDLETLAPYIPMDGEDFQLSPICQEERPLSESAQNTQQSLSSMSTIFQPLASASQNQFLPEKYCPQLSNKNINPGHGSLSSVFFNNMSRSSLPPYHDQASTPLSSMGGRPNTQWPPDPPLEYVPAKWRLMDKYSGTLSSSPSGPPIHSPGMPIYKKRPLDAFGQRGIDINPARIALSNSLKLKRQLDYEEQALQQLSGGDPSVTNPSHLMWKRMKFLKGENCSLVSEKKSLSTSVLTDEFVCNSRGLSQPMNQLQLQQQQQQQQQQPTCGSPGENLKAGAFPPQFYSSHYQDYPVQPTHKVSGVTSRLLGPSFEPYLLPELTRYDCEVNVPVLGSSTLLQGSELLRALDQAT is encoded by the exons tatgtGCTGACAATGAGAATGAACTAGATGCAGACCAGCAGATGGACAACTTGTACCTGAAAGCTTTGGAGGGATTTATTGCCGTGGTGACACAGGATGGAGACATGATCTTTTTGTCAGAGAATGTCAACAAATACATGGGTCTCACCCAG GTGGAATTAACTGGACACAGCATTTTTGACTTCACTCACCCATGTGACCATGAAGAAATTCGAGAGAATCTGAGTCTGAAAAATG GTCCaggctttggaaagaaaaacaaggagatGTCAACTGAGCGTGACTTCTTCATGAGGATGAAATGCACCGTTACCAACAGAGGCAGAACTGTTAACCTCAAATCTGCCACCTGGAAG GTTTTGCACTGCACTGGACAAGTTAAAGTGTATAACACTTGCCCTCCTCACACTTTGTGTGGGTATAAAGAGCCTCTTCTCACCTGCCTTATAATAATGTGTGAGCCTATTCAGCATCCTTCAAACATTGATATACCCCTGGACAGCAAGACCTTCATGAGTCGCCATAGCATGGACATGAAATTTACCTACTGCGATGACAG AATAACAGAACTGATTGGATACCacccagaggagctgctgggccgTTCAGCATACGAGTTCTACCATGCCTTGGACTCGGAGAATATGACCAAGAGTCATCAGAACT TGTGCACAAAAGGTCAAGTGGTGACTGGCCAGTACCGTATGCTTGCCAAGCATGGTGGATACGTATGGCTGGAGACTCAAGGGACTGTCATTTACAACACACGCAACCTACAGCCTCAGTGTATCATCTGTGTCAACTATGTGCTGAG tGAAATAGAGAAGAACGATATAGTGTTCTCTATGGACCAAACGGAATCACTTTTCAAGCCTCACCTGCTCACGATGAACACGGCCTTCAAGAACGGGATCCCTGGGACAGAGAAGAGCGATTTCTTGTTTACTAAGCTAAAGGAAGAACCAGAGGAACTTGCGCAGCTGGCACCAACACCTGGAGATGCCATTATTTCCCTGGATTTGG GAACACAGAACTTTGAGGAAGCCCCTGCCTTTACCAGCACTGTTTTGACACCAAATAAATCCTGGCCAGTGGAAGTGAAAAGCCATGCTGCTCAAGGTGAAACGGTGACGATACCATCCTTTACCATGCCTCAGATTGCACCCGGCAGCAGTACTCCAAGCGCAAGCAGCAACAGTAGCTGTTCCACG CCAAGCAGCCCAGGAGATTACTACGGTTCTGTGGATGAAGATCTGAAGATTGAGGTGATTGAAAAACTCTTTGCCATGGACACAGAATCAAAAAATCAGTGCAACTCCCAG ACTGACTTCAATGAACTGGACCTTGAAACCTTGGCTCCTTACATTCCTATGGATGGAGAAGATTTCCAGCTCAGCCCGATATGCCAAGAAGAACGTCCTCTCTCTGAAAGCGCACAAAATACCCAGCAGAGTCTAAGTAGCATGAGTACTATCTTCCAACCCCTTGCTTCTGCTTCACAGAATCAGTTCCTCCCAGAGAAATATTGCCCACAGCtatcaaataaaaacattaaccCTGGTCATGGGTCACTGTCATCTGTGTTCTTCAACAATATGAGCAGGTCATCGCTGCCACCGTACCACGACCAGGCCAGCACTCCCCTGTCTTCAATGGGAGGAAGACCAAACACCCAATGGCCACCTGATCCCCCATTAGAATATGTTCCAGCTAAATGGAGACTCATGGATAAATACTCAGGAACCCTATCAAGTTCACCCTCAGGGCCCCCAATACATTCTCCCGGCATGCCCATATATAAAAAAAG GCCACTGGATGCATTTGGGCAACGAGGCATAGATATAAACCCAGCAAGAATTGCTCTGTCTAATAGTTTGAAACTGAAGCGACAACTGGATTATGAAGAACAAGCATTGCAACAACTGAGTGGG GGAGATCCATCTGTCACTAACCCATCTCACTTAATGTGGAAGAGAATGAAATTTCTCAAAGGGGAAAATTGTTCCTTGGTTTCAGAAAAGAAGTCTCTCAGCACAAGTGTTCTTACTg ACGAGTTTGTCTGTAACTCAAGAGGTCTGAGCCAACCAATGAATCAACTGCAactgcaacagcagcaacagcagcagcaacaacaacccACCTGTGGCAGTCCTGGTGAGAATTTGAAAGCAGGAGCTTTTCCCCCTCAGTTTTACAGTTCCCATTATCAGGACTATCCTGTCCAGCCAACTCATAAAGTATCAG GTGTGACAAGTCGTCTGCTGGGACCCTCCTTTGAACCATATTTGTTGCCTGAGTTGACAAGATATGACTGTGAGGTTAACGTCCCTGTTTTGGGCAGTTCCACGCTTCTGCAGGGCAGTGAACTGCTCAGAGCCCTGGACCAGGCAACCTGA